Proteins from one Pyrobaculum neutrophilum V24Sta genomic window:
- a CDS encoding ABC transporter ATP-binding protein, with translation MSAVLEVRGVYKRFGGVVALEDVSLAVAPGEVVAVVGPNGSGKTTLVNVISGYVAPDRGSVLLEGRDITRWSAERRVRAGVVRSFQFPLLFPNLTVEENLRVAASGLKPYTLGEVDRRVVEEALHLFDLEAVRRRRVTELSEGHRKLLDVALAFVFKPKVVLLDEPTSSVSSQEKFAVMEKIVEVVKKSGASAVVVEHDLEVVKKFTDRVVQMMAGRVVKVAKTAEWSHD, from the coding sequence ATGTCGGCGGTGCTAGAGGTTAGAGGCGTCTACAAGAGATTCGGCGGAGTGGTAGCGCTGGAGGACGTGAGTCTCGCGGTGGCCCCGGGGGAGGTGGTCGCCGTAGTGGGCCCCAACGGCTCTGGGAAAACGACCTTGGTGAACGTGATAAGCGGATACGTAGCTCCAGATAGGGGGAGCGTGTTGCTGGAGGGCAGAGATATAACGAGGTGGAGCGCGGAGAGGAGGGTGAGGGCAGGCGTCGTGAGATCCTTCCAATTCCCCCTACTGTTCCCCAACCTCACCGTCGAGGAGAACCTCCGGGTCGCGGCGTCGGGCCTCAAGCCTTACACCCTAGGCGAGGTGGATAGGCGGGTTGTGGAGGAGGCGCTCCACCTCTTCGACCTAGAGGCGGTGAGGAGGAGACGCGTTACGGAGCTTTCCGAGGGCCACAGGAAGTTGCTCGACGTAGCGCTGGCCTTCGTATTTAAGCCGAAGGTCGTGCTACTAGACGAGCCCACCAGCTCCGTCAGCTCCCAGGAGAAGTTCGCAGTTATGGAGAAGATCGTAGAGGTTGTGAAGAAGAGCGGAGCCTCCGCAGTCGTCGTTGAACACGACTTGGAGGTTGTGAAGAAGTTCACAGATAGGGTGGTGCAGATGATGGCGGGTAGGGTGGTGAAGGTCGCTAAGACCGCTGAGTGGAGCCATGATTAA
- a CDS encoding ABC transporter ATP-binding protein — MIKAERLEVKLGPLHVVRGVTLEVGDGEVAALVGPNGAGKTSTLRAIMGLYPHGGSVLLDGRDISGLKAYERARLGIGFSPEDGGLFPSLTVKENLLLPMKSLRLPEERLEVVYGLFPMVKELLGRKAYTLSGGQRKIVSLARAILVGRRALLLDEIFEGVSPKFADDIKKAVTDYVKGEGVSLLLAESSTQYIAGFYHRIYKIERGAVLEHQ; from the coding sequence ATGATTAAGGCTGAGAGGCTCGAGGTCAAGCTCGGGCCGCTACACGTGGTCAGAGGCGTCACTCTGGAGGTGGGCGACGGCGAGGTGGCGGCGTTGGTGGGGCCCAACGGCGCCGGGAAGACCTCCACCCTGCGCGCCATAATGGGTCTTTACCCCCACGGCGGGAGTGTGCTGTTGGACGGGCGAGATATAAGCGGCCTTAAGGCATACGAGAGGGCCCGCCTTGGGATAGGCTTCAGCCCCGAGGACGGCGGGCTCTTCCCCTCCTTAACGGTGAAGGAGAACCTCCTCCTGCCCATGAAATCGCTACGCCTGCCCGAGGAGAGGCTGGAGGTGGTCTACGGCCTTTTCCCCATGGTGAAGGAGCTACTGGGGCGCAAGGCCTACACCCTCTCGGGCGGACAGAGGAAAATAGTGTCACTAGCTAGGGCCATACTGGTGGGGCGCAGGGCGTTGCTCCTAGACGAGATCTTCGAGGGAGTATCGCCCAAGTTCGCAGACGACATAAAGAAGGCGGTGACCGACTACGTGAAGGGAGAGGGGGTGTCCCTCCTACTGGCAGAATCCTCCACACAGTACATAGCCGGCTTCTACCACAGAATATACAAGATAGAGAGGGGGGCGGTGCTAGAACACCAGTAG
- a CDS encoding MoaD/ThiS family protein — protein sequence MKVVVKIYGPKYFGIDRYDVVTEVLEVDGEPTVMDVLDKLEGRYPGLKRRLLSGDVVAPMHDVLINGRSIAFLRGLTTALKDGDVVQIVPPFGG from the coding sequence GTGAAGGTGGTGGTGAAGATCTACGGGCCTAAGTACTTCGGCATCGACAGATACGACGTGGTGACCGAGGTGCTCGAGGTAGATGGGGAGCCGACGGTTATGGACGTGCTGGATAAGCTGGAGGGCAGATATCCGGGTCTGAAGAGGAGGTTGTTGTCGGGCGACGTGGTGGCCCCCATGCACGACGTTTTGATAAACGGCAGATCGATAGCCTTCCTCAGGGGGTTGACCACAGCTTTGAAAGACGGCGATGTTGTACAGATAGTGCCTCCCTTCGGCGGCTAG
- the sfsA gene encoding DNA/RNA nuclease SfsA translates to MAHVCLPLDEPDARGVFKRRLNRFVGVAEIGGADELVHIHDPGRLAELLYPGSVIWARRKKTGKTRYYLTAVELADELVFVDSAKHNKIASWLIESGVLLPGYRVERHEPAYGKGRFDLLLRGPKGEKALVEVKGVTLEVGGRALFPDAPTTRGARHMEELARAAADGFEAHVVFLVLRKKAAVFSPNWEMDRRFAEALARAYKSGVYVHAVKLETSRWCLKYVEKLPIDLQL, encoded by the coding sequence ATGGCGCATGTGTGTCTTCCGCTGGATGAGCCCGACGCCCGCGGCGTCTTCAAGAGGCGGCTAAACAGGTTCGTGGGCGTGGCCGAGATAGGGGGAGCCGACGAGCTTGTACACATACACGACCCTGGTAGGCTGGCTGAGCTGCTCTACCCAGGCTCGGTCATTTGGGCGAGGCGGAAGAAGACGGGGAAGACCCGATACTACTTGACGGCCGTCGAGCTCGCCGACGAGCTTGTGTTTGTGGACTCCGCAAAACACAACAAGATCGCCTCTTGGCTCATAGAGTCCGGGGTCCTCCTCCCCGGATATAGGGTTGAGAGGCATGAGCCGGCATATGGGAAAGGCCGCTTCGACCTACTCCTCCGCGGCCCAAAGGGCGAGAAGGCGCTGGTGGAGGTCAAAGGCGTAACGCTCGAGGTCGGCGGCAGAGCGCTCTTCCCAGACGCACCCACCACGAGAGGGGCGCGGCATATGGAGGAGCTAGCTAGGGCGGCGGCGGACGGATTTGAGGCGCATGTGGTATTCCTAGTCTTAAGGAAGAAAGCCGCCGTGTTTTCGCCGAACTGGGAGATGGACAGAAGATTCGCCGAGGCTCTAGCGAGAGCCTATAAAAGCGGCGTATATGTACACGCAGTGAAGCTGGAGACGTCTAGGTGGTGTCTGAAGTACGTAGAAAAACTCCCTATCGATTTACAGCTCTAA
- a CDS encoding MBL fold metallo-hydrolase → MELRKGIKLLRGSPNTLIAGVYVVDPGQPETRALEIVSQVGGPPTVLLTHFHADHLSAVPDGSTVYAPWGEELFVASVKARLFLTHGVYVDKAVYKGRDLKVDGVVKAGDRVGPFEVVHLPGHTFGHVGYYADGLLYAGDAIFGEKVLEKYGVPYLMDYSAFLNTLDRILSLEPELLVVGHGPVVGSKKKISELVETNRKAVERAYKLVEAALPGDVLTLAKNLLKRLGVEAGWENLLLTATTVRAVLSHLSAEGRAQPDEFGVWR, encoded by the coding sequence ATGGAGCTTAGAAAAGGTATAAAACTGCTCAGGGGATCGCCCAACACCCTCATAGCGGGGGTATATGTGGTGGATCCGGGTCAGCCGGAGACGAGGGCTCTGGAGATTGTGTCCCAGGTCGGAGGTCCTCCCACTGTACTCCTCACACATTTCCACGCAGATCACCTCTCGGCAGTTCCAGACGGCTCAACCGTCTACGCACCATGGGGAGAGGAGCTTTTTGTCGCAAGCGTTAAGGCGCGTCTGTTTTTAACCCACGGCGTATACGTCGACAAGGCAGTCTACAAGGGGCGCGACTTGAAGGTAGATGGCGTGGTGAAGGCGGGCGACAGGGTAGGCCCCTTCGAAGTTGTCCACCTGCCGGGCCATACCTTTGGACACGTGGGATACTACGCCGACGGCCTGCTCTATGCCGGCGACGCGATATTCGGCGAAAAGGTGTTGGAGAAATACGGAGTCCCCTACCTGATGGACTACTCAGCATTCCTCAACACGTTGGACCGTATACTCTCGCTTGAGCCGGAGTTGCTTGTGGTCGGCCACGGCCCCGTGGTGGGGAGCAAGAAGAAGATCTCCGAGCTAGTCGAGACGAATAGAAAGGCAGTGGAGAGGGCCTACAAGCTTGTGGAGGCCGCGTTGCCCGGCGATGTGTTAACGCTGGCTAAAAACCTGCTGAAGAGGCTGGGGGTGGAGGCTGGCTGGGAGAACCTGCTCCTCACCGCCACCACCGTCCGCGCCGTACTGTCGCACCTTTCAGCTGAGGGTAGGGCGCAACCCGACGAATTCGGCGTATGGCGCTAG
- a CDS encoding diphthine--ammonia ligase: MRVAVLYTGGKDSHYSMLKAMEEGHQVVCLVTAASRRSDSYMFHTVNIRWSLLHGEAMGIPQYLVEVSGEKEQEVEELYQALRPIAERHGVEGIVTGAVASRYQKARVDALAERLGVKHIAPLWGRDQAEVLREEAARLRFVITAAMAMGLGPRHLGLTVTPEVAEEIIALSGRYGFSPVGEGGEYETYVVESPLFSIEILEGEPHWHPAGWGYYLIKNARVKRYKEEILGRQPR, from the coding sequence ATGAGGGTGGCGGTTTTGTACACCGGGGGCAAGGACAGCCACTACTCCATGTTGAAGGCCATGGAGGAGGGCCACCAGGTGGTGTGCCTAGTCACGGCAGCATCCCGTAGGTCAGACTCCTACATGTTCCACACCGTGAACATAAGGTGGAGCCTCCTACACGGAGAGGCGATGGGGATCCCCCAATACCTCGTGGAGGTAAGCGGCGAGAAGGAGCAGGAGGTGGAGGAGCTCTACCAAGCGCTGAGGCCAATAGCGGAGAGACACGGCGTCGAGGGGATAGTCACGGGGGCCGTCGCCTCTAGGTACCAGAAGGCCCGGGTAGACGCCCTTGCTGAGAGGCTGGGCGTGAAGCACATAGCGCCTCTCTGGGGGCGGGATCAGGCGGAGGTCCTCAGGGAGGAGGCCGCCAGACTCCGCTTCGTCATCACGGCGGCTATGGCGATGGGGCTTGGGCCGAGGCACCTAGGCCTAACGGTGACCCCCGAGGTGGCCGAGGAGATAATCGCGCTTAGCGGCAGATACGGCTTTTCCCCCGTGGGCGAGGGGGGAGAGTACGAGACCTACGTCGTCGAAAGCCCACTCTTCTCCATAGAAATACTGGAGGGGGAGCCCCACTGGCACCCCGCCGGATGGGGGTACTACCTCATCAAAAACGCCAGGGTCAAAAGATATAAAGAAGAGATCTTGGGGAGACAGCCCCGGTAG
- a CDS encoding ParA family protein codes for MIRAGTVAFTSCKGGAGKTTLSVNTAAALPINVLLIDLGGGASRYFPAPQIDIEKVTPEVEAYKDERTKNLFVIPLAVDPASVWRIENWEEIFRNLTEAVRRNVVKHSIDAVFIDMYQLSRITPIEVFGLDKADVIVLVVEGYEDCTKPLALIKRFFDAKLYIVLNKHERGIEYQGAALKIPFSATLDYYNRRGQLYTKPVIKLAELLMQDLKKVGKSRWFE; via the coding sequence ATGATAAGGGCGGGGACAGTAGCCTTCACAAGCTGTAAAGGAGGCGCTGGAAAAACCACACTTTCTGTAAACACAGCCGCGGCTCTTCCCATAAACGTACTCCTTATCGACCTAGGCGGCGGCGCCTCGAGGTACTTCCCAGCGCCGCAGATAGATATCGAGAAGGTGACCCCCGAGGTTGAGGCGTATAAAGACGAGAGGACGAAAAACTTGTTTGTGATCCCGCTTGCGGTGGACCCCGCCTCCGTTTGGAGAATAGAGAATTGGGAGGAGATATTTAGAAACCTGACGGAGGCCGTGAGGCGGAACGTAGTGAAACACTCCATAGACGCCGTATTTATCGACATGTACCAGCTCTCCAGGATAACCCCCATCGAGGTCTTCGGCTTAGATAAAGCAGATGTGATAGTGCTGGTGGTGGAGGGCTACGAAGACTGCACAAAGCCGCTTGCGCTGATAAAGAGGTTCTTCGACGCCAAACTCTACATAGTGCTGAACAAACACGAGAGGGGGATCGAGTACCAAGGCGCAGCGCTGAAGATACCCTTCTCGGCCACATTGGACTACTACAACAGACGGGGCCAGCTCTACACGAAGCCCGTGATAAAGCTGGCGGAGCTCCTCATGCAGGATCTTAAGAAGGTAGGTAAGTCGCGGTGGTTCGAGTAA
- a CDS encoding Rab family GTPase has protein sequence MFRRRESKTVVFMGIGGVGKTTYIYRVLGIAKAPRVTRKPGVYQITAGDTLLYLVDTPGQYAVEVAQRYYEAIKTFGTRIDLVVYVYSVVDPPTLQALWEIENWVSRYPPHTKVLLGNKRDLAEEVGVFTEGDDAATALGSVRLYYTSALKDEPEELLSHLVENL, from the coding sequence ATGTTTCGTAGGAGGGAGAGCAAGACCGTTGTGTTCATGGGCATCGGCGGCGTGGGCAAAACCACGTATATATACAGGGTGCTCGGCATAGCCAAGGCCCCGAGGGTAACCAGGAAGCCAGGGGTTTACCAGATAACGGCGGGAGATACGCTGTTGTACCTGGTGGATACGCCCGGCCAGTACGCCGTCGAGGTAGCCCAGAGATACTACGAGGCGATTAAGACCTTCGGCACGAGGATAGACCTCGTCGTCTACGTCTACAGCGTCGTGGACCCCCCGACGCTCCAAGCCCTGTGGGAAATCGAGAACTGGGTATCTAGGTACCCGCCTCACACAAAGGTGCTTCTTGGAAACAAGAGAGATCTCGCCGAGGAGGTGGGCGTATTTACTGAGGGGGACGACGCCGCTACGGCCTTGGGGTCCGTCCGGCTCTACTACACCTCAGCCCTTAAAGACGAGCCCGAGGAGCTCCTCAGCCACCTTGTTGAGAACCTCTAG
- a CDS encoding hotdog domain-containing protein has translation MDVVVSSTLVESTRLVSQRHVNPFGALYGGYMLRWVVEVGNVAAMSFVEGDAVLGYLDKMHFLTPARAGDLLKFRAWVVESRRTSVSVLVESYRAGGAELATVGRMVFVKIGLDGRPVPVNKGVRCDAGWEDLCLYFKRWRSEVDAAVRGEMPRAGDDWRDVSKFLAMPEDSVDGLLMDGGRLLFRLDELAYIKAFQFYPATYVTAGVNRIIFRKPIYVGDIVAVKTGVTYVGSTSVEIGFTVEAWGRGGVRHVADGYFTFVNMSEGRPTAINAPPRGDEAARRRKEESVKEAKLLKGLRPPAGAEPWLLQLARGSQQGG, from the coding sequence GTGGATGTTGTCGTCTCGTCCACTCTGGTCGAGTCCACCCGCTTGGTGTCTCAGAGACATGTAAACCCATTCGGGGCGCTGTATGGCGGGTACATGCTAAGGTGGGTTGTGGAGGTGGGTAACGTGGCGGCGATGAGTTTTGTGGAGGGCGACGCGGTCTTGGGCTACCTGGACAAGATGCACTTCTTAACCCCAGCGAGAGCCGGCGACCTGCTGAAGTTCAGAGCTTGGGTTGTGGAGTCTAGACGTACAAGCGTCTCGGTGCTTGTGGAGTCCTATAGGGCGGGCGGCGCCGAGTTGGCCACCGTGGGTAGGATGGTGTTTGTGAAAATTGGGCTAGACGGGAGACCGGTCCCCGTTAACAAGGGCGTACGTTGCGACGCCGGCTGGGAAGATCTCTGTCTTTATTTCAAGAGGTGGCGGTCGGAGGTGGACGCCGCCGTTAGAGGCGAGATGCCTAGGGCGGGGGACGACTGGCGCGACGTAAGCAAGTTCCTCGCGATGCCTGAGGACTCCGTCGACGGGCTTTTGATGGACGGAGGGCGGCTCCTCTTTAGACTTGACGAGCTGGCCTACATCAAAGCCTTCCAGTTCTACCCGGCGACGTACGTCACAGCGGGGGTCAACAGGATAATCTTCAGGAAGCCTATATACGTAGGCGACATCGTGGCCGTGAAAACCGGCGTTACATATGTGGGCTCCACCAGCGTGGAGATCGGCTTCACCGTGGAGGCGTGGGGGCGGGGCGGAGTTAGGCATGTAGCAGACGGCTACTTTACCTTTGTAAACATGTCGGAGGGGAGGCCCACCGCCATCAACGCCCCGCCTCGGGGGGACGAGGCGGCTAGGAGGAGGAAGGAGGAGAGCGTCAAGGAGGCCAAGCTGTTAAAGGGGCTTAGGCCCCCCGCCGGGGCGGAGCCGTGGCTCCTCCAGCTAGCTAGAGGTTCTCAACAAGGTGGCTGA
- a CDS encoding 50S ribosomal protein L18: protein MARGPRYKVPFRRRREGLTNYRKRRRLILSRKPRLVVRKTNKHIIAQVVVAKPQGDVTIVGVDTRALAKFGWRGDENNTSAAYLLGLVAGYKARLRGVREAVLDIGLHRPVAGSRVFAVLKGALDAGLEIPHGEEVLPEDDRVSGKHVAEYAAKLKEENPELYKARFSRYLQRGVQPEDLPKHFEEVKKKIVEHYEAKLAKAVAQ from the coding sequence ATGGCGAGGGGCCCTAGATACAAGGTGCCGTTCAGAAGGAGGAGGGAGGGCCTCACAAACTACAGGAAGAGGAGGAGGCTAATACTCTCTCGGAAGCCGCGGCTCGTGGTTAGGAAAACCAACAAACACATAATCGCCCAGGTCGTCGTGGCGAAGCCGCAGGGCGATGTGACGATCGTGGGCGTCGACACCAGGGCGCTTGCTAAGTTCGGCTGGAGGGGCGACGAGAACAACACGTCGGCGGCCTACCTGCTCGGCCTTGTGGCGGGGTACAAGGCGAGGCTGAGGGGGGTGAGGGAGGCCGTCCTCGACATCGGCCTCCACAGGCCCGTGGCTGGGTCTAGGGTGTTCGCCGTCTTAAAAGGCGCTCTAGACGCCGGCCTGGAGATACCACACGGCGAGGAGGTGCTCCCGGAGGACGACAGGGTCTCCGGTAAACACGTGGCGGAGTACGCGGCGAAGCTCAAGGAGGAGAACCCAGAGCTCTATAAGGCGAGATTCTCCCGGTATCTCCAACGGGGGGTGCAACCCGAGGATCTGCCTAAGCACTTCGAGGAGGTTAAGAAGAAGATCGTTGAGCACTACGAGGCGAAGCTCGCCAAGGCGGTCGCCCAATAG
- a CDS encoding 50S ribosomal protein L19e, translating into MVDVKRLAADILGVGVSRVKISPEAVEKLDEVVTKDDVRALIDQGLIWAEQERGVSRGRWRVRHVKKREGRRRGHGSRKGRRTDEEEVWKNKVRAMRRFLNTLKRSGRLEPRVWRQLYEMVKGNYFRDLGHLKTYINEHKLTKEPVR; encoded by the coding sequence ATGGTCGACGTGAAGAGACTCGCGGCTGACATCTTGGGCGTTGGCGTAAGTAGGGTGAAGATCTCCCCCGAGGCCGTGGAGAAGCTCGACGAGGTTGTGACTAAAGACGACGTGAGAGCCCTCATAGACCAGGGGCTCATCTGGGCGGAGCAGGAGAGGGGGGTGTCCAGAGGCCGCTGGCGCGTTAGACACGTAAAGAAGAGGGAGGGCAGGAGGAGGGGGCACGGTAGCCGCAAGGGGAGGAGGACAGACGAGGAGGAGGTGTGGAAGAACAAGGTGAGGGCCATGAGGAGGTTCCTAAACACCCTGAAGAGAAGCGGCAGGTTGGAGCCGAGGGTCTGGAGGCAGCTGTACGAGATGGTGAAGGGCAACTACTTCCGCGACCTAGGCCACTTGAAGACGTACATAAACGAGCACAAGCTGACAAAGGAGCCTGTGAGGTAG
- a CDS encoding 50S ribosomal protein L32e gives MSARPRRDLPQPLRRLLKLRLVLKRRKPEFVRIDQWRYKRIEDSGWRNQRTIDNKIRRKWKGWPKPVEVGYRKPAAVRGLHPSGFVEVLVHSPDQLAGLDPKTHAVRIGGTVGLRKRLEIVKKARELGFYVLNPGRRVEELLKKELNKAQSGQ, from the coding sequence GTGTCTGCTAGGCCAAGGAGAGATCTTCCCCAGCCTCTCAGGAGGTTGCTCAAGCTACGCCTTGTACTCAAGCGGAGGAAGCCGGAGTTCGTCCGTATAGACCAGTGGCGGTACAAGCGGATTGAAGACAGCGGGTGGAGAAACCAACGCACCATCGACAACAAGATCAGGAGGAAGTGGAAGGGCTGGCCTAAGCCCGTGGAGGTGGGCTACCGCAAGCCCGCCGCCGTGCGCGGCCTTCACCCCAGCGGCTTTGTGGAGGTGCTTGTGCACAGCCCCGACCAACTCGCCGGCCTTGACCCCAAGACCCACGCCGTGAGAATAGGCGGGACGGTTGGGCTGAGGAAGAGGCTGGAGATAGTGAAGAAGGCGCGGGAGCTGGGCTTCTACGTGCTTAACCCGGGGAGGAGGGTGGAGGAGCTTCTGAAGAAAGAGTTAAATAAGGCCCAGTCCGGCCAGTAG
- a CDS encoding 30S ribosomal protein S8 has product MVMLDLLSNALIQIKNAEAMGKRQVAIWPVNKLIYYTLRVLQRHGYVGEVEYIDDGRGGKYVVQLLGKINDIGPIKPRYPVKYREIVQWEQKFLPARQIGILVISTNQGVMSHVEAKEKKIGGVLLAYVY; this is encoded by the coding sequence ATGGTGATGCTTGACCTGCTGTCCAACGCCCTGATCCAGATCAAGAACGCCGAGGCGATGGGCAAGAGGCAGGTGGCTATCTGGCCCGTCAACAAGCTTATCTACTACACCCTGAGGGTTCTCCAGCGGCATGGCTACGTGGGGGAGGTGGAGTATATCGACGATGGGAGAGGGGGGAAATATGTGGTTCAGCTCCTGGGCAAGATCAACGACATAGGCCCTATAAAGCCTAGGTACCCGGTTAAGTACAGGGAGATCGTGCAGTGGGAGCAGAAGTTCCTCCCGGCGAGGCAGATCGGGATTCTGGTGATTTCGACGAACCAGGGCGTTATGTCGCATGTAGAGGCCAAGGAGAAGAAGATAGGAGGCGTCCTGCTGGCCTACGTCTACTAA
- a CDS encoding 30S ribosomal protein S14, with protein sequence MPSTKPPKERPYGKSKIRCIRCGTREAVIRKYGLNLCRRCFREVAPQLGFRKYF encoded by the coding sequence GTGCCCTCTACAAAACCCCCCAAGGAGAGGCCCTACGGCAAAAGCAAGATAAGGTGCATCAGATGCGGCACGAGGGAGGCGGTCATCCGCAAATACGGGCTGAACCTCTGCAGAAGGTGCTTCAGAGAGGTGGCGCCTCAGCTAGGCTTTAGGAAGTACTTCTGA
- a CDS encoding ABC transporter substrate-binding protein → MKSIATAVVALLVGVVLGYLVGVSTAPKTPAPVTTAVPVATTTSSATSAPASPQAACPVSVDVIKKRGKLIVGTDATWPPWEWVMGDKIVGWDIDIAREIAKALGVQLEIRDMRFAGLLEAVRKGDVDLAISAITWTSEREKVLEFSMPYYRESIVVVTKASRTDINKVEDLYGKTVGVQIGTTHEEWAAANLEKPGKATVRRYDKVYPYMVEVLKRGDVDAIILDRSIATALVKKFPDLKIAFEIPGSAGYISVAMPKCAQDLKLVVDQVIENLTQTGKLDEIFQRNFELFLGS, encoded by the coding sequence ATGAAGTCGATAGCCACCGCGGTCGTCGCGTTGCTCGTAGGCGTTGTGTTGGGATACCTCGTCGGCGTCTCCACGGCGCCTAAAACCCCCGCGCCCGTTACCACAGCCGTGCCGGTTGCTACAACTACCTCGTCGGCTACCTCCGCCCCGGCCTCTCCCCAGGCGGCTTGCCCCGTCTCCGTGGACGTTATCAAGAAGAGGGGGAAGCTGATTGTCGGCACAGACGCCACGTGGCCTCCCTGGGAGTGGGTTATGGGCGACAAGATAGTGGGTTGGGATATAGACATCGCCCGCGAGATCGCCAAGGCCTTGGGGGTCCAGCTGGAGATTAGGGATATGAGGTTCGCCGGCCTTCTAGAAGCCGTTAGGAAGGGGGACGTGGATCTCGCCATCAGCGCCATCACCTGGACCTCCGAGAGGGAGAAGGTCCTCGAGTTCTCCATGCCCTACTACAGGGAGTCCATCGTGGTGGTGACCAAGGCCTCCCGCACCGATATAAATAAGGTGGAGGATCTCTACGGCAAGACAGTGGGGGTGCAGATCGGCACGACCCATGAGGAGTGGGCTGCGGCGAACCTGGAGAAGCCCGGCAAGGCAACCGTAAGGAGGTACGACAAGGTATATCCATATATGGTGGAGGTGCTGAAGAGAGGCGACGTAGACGCCATAATACTAGACCGCTCCATCGCCACCGCGCTGGTTAAGAAGTTCCCCGACCTAAAGATAGCCTTCGAGATACCCGGCTCCGCCGGCTACATCTCCGTGGCTATGCCCAAGTGCGCCCAGGATCTTAAGCTCGTCGTAGACCAAGTCATCGAGAATCTGACGCAGACCGGCAAGCTGGACGAAATCTTCCAGCGCAACTTCGAGCTGTTTCTCGGCTCGTAA
- the dpdh gene encoding D-proline dehydrogenase has protein sequence MKVAVVGGGIIGLFTAYHLRQQGADVVIIDQGEPGGWSKAAAGILEFTRFVINRINVRSYPRRYLSMALRGDARIKTWDWGWISAYLKAWGREPTQDMWEAIKTLGEYSRRQYRALAEAENDFAYSEEPLYEVGIDVAAALEEAKRDPLSPKVEAGRCCGREALAYLDAARLSTEDFVARMLRELRGVQTVRRRAQEVAGREVWLEGGDVVGADAVVVAAGYWARKFGIPVAPFKGYGFRTTAKAQNMFIEMAKGVAVVPLPKWTKVTGRFDLDGTEDHSPSARVLQRARQILGNFEVLEMSVGYRPCTPDGFPVVDKVGEVVVATGACRLGWTYGPALGKLAADLALGKPGIEALTARRFRR, from the coding sequence ATGAAGGTTGCCGTCGTTGGAGGCGGCATCATAGGCCTTTTTACGGCATACCACCTGCGGCAACAAGGCGCAGATGTCGTGATAATAGACCAGGGCGAGCCCGGCGGCTGGTCTAAAGCGGCGGCGGGAATACTCGAGTTCACCCGCTTCGTGATCAACCGGATCAACGTGAGGTCCTACCCCCGGAGGTACCTCTCCATGGCTCTCCGCGGCGACGCCAGGATAAAGACCTGGGACTGGGGCTGGATTTCGGCGTATCTCAAGGCGTGGGGGAGGGAGCCCACCCAGGACATGTGGGAGGCCATAAAAACCCTCGGCGAATACTCCCGGCGTCAGTACAGAGCGCTGGCCGAGGCGGAAAACGACTTCGCCTACTCGGAGGAGCCTCTCTACGAGGTGGGGATAGACGTGGCGGCGGCGCTGGAGGAGGCCAAACGGGACCCCCTATCGCCGAAGGTGGAGGCGGGCAGATGCTGCGGCAGAGAGGCGCTGGCGTATCTAGACGCCGCGAGGCTATCCACAGAAGACTTCGTAGCTAGGATGCTTAGAGAGCTACGGGGGGTCCAGACGGTGAGGAGGAGGGCGCAGGAGGTGGCCGGCCGGGAGGTCTGGCTAGAGGGCGGCGACGTGGTGGGGGCAGACGCCGTTGTGGTGGCTGCTGGCTACTGGGCGAGGAAATTCGGAATCCCAGTCGCCCCCTTTAAGGGCTACGGCTTCAGAACCACGGCCAAAGCCCAGAACATGTTTATAGAAATGGCCAAGGGGGTCGCGGTGGTGCCCCTCCCCAAGTGGACAAAGGTAACGGGTAGGTTCGACCTAGACGGCACGGAGGACCACAGCCCCTCCGCCAGGGTGTTGCAGAGAGCCCGCCAGATCTTGGGCAACTTCGAGGTTCTGGAGATGTCGGTGGGCTACAGGCCCTGTACCCCAGACGGGTTCCCCGTGGTGGACAAGGTGGGCGAGGTCGTGGTAGCCACGGGGGCGTGTAGACTCGGCTGGACCTACGGGCCCGCCCTGGGGAAGCTAGCCGCCGACCTAGCCCTCGGGAAGCCCGGGATAGAGGCCCTCACCGCGCGCCGATTCCGCCGCTAG